One genomic window of Biomphalaria glabrata chromosome 9, xgBioGlab47.1, whole genome shotgun sequence includes the following:
- the LOC106076224 gene encoding DBH-like monooxygenase protein 2, which yields MKKTFVLINLFSFLLLLQYCLAYKTYQDSIPNGNKVAHPCIASALWEGVGHKNLNGGGERNPFGLDFANAGHEWTKELCAADSDGDGKTNGEELGDPSCVWSAGGVPSRTTDISHPGVCQPMDDAKCTGKNSFVSCVSNSFQDSCDVIKNTGIETVDVKLTKHTLPAADTTYMCMSFNLPKDQDYHIVADEPLIDNAYVVHHMMLYGCDDSITDFIASPTECEMSKCTSIIGGWSVGETGECYDGTVGFRIGPNGFKKAILEIHYDNPKLVSTYQDSSGLRLYYQPASDTVKDMFTMLTGQTMLVLPPGQSRIEKVGTCPSSCTSTLFKEKVYLNSATNHMHLIGRSMKIDLMRNGAFVKHLTNEETFDYNTPNTFDFDPPIEVLPGDEIITTCVYNSATSKHYVYYGDGTSDEMCYGYLTMFPKSALKSTQQNCVSVSTLSACELAQGVAYNGCDWKTLIKANNTEVMKIKQDLENTCDVTKVCSSQCQETVQKISNTCFQGQTASFAKSLDSVSPEVYDVSKIVEKCQENGSNRISINTRSNYVPLLLCMAAVVKKIVL from the exons GTTCAGCTTTCTGTTGTTACTTCAATACTGCTTGGCCTATAAAACGTATCAAGATAGCATACCTAATGGTAATAAAGTGGCTCACCCCTGCATAGCGAGTGCGTTATGGGAAGGTGTCGGACATAAGAATCTTAACGGAGGCGGTGAACGAAACCCATTTGGTCTAGATTTTGCTAATGCTGGCCATGAG TGGACCAAAGAGCTGTGTGCTGCAGACTCGGACGGCGACGGAAAAACCAACGGTGAAGAGCTCGGTGACCCTTCCTGCGTGTGGTCAGCTGGTGGAGTACCATCGCGTACAACGGACATCTCACATCCAG GTGTTTGCCAACCAATGGACGATGCTAAATGTACAGGCAAAAATAGTTTCGTATCTTGTGTCTCCAACAGTTTTCAAGACAGCTGTGACGTCATTAAAAATACAG GTATCGAGACGGTGGACGTGAAGCTGACTAAACACACATTGCCAGCGGCGGACACCACGTATATGTGTATGTCCTTCAACCTCCCCAAGGACCAAGATTACCACATCGTAGCTGACGAGCCACTCATTGACAACGCCTACGTGGTCCACCACATGATGCTGTACGGCTGTGACGACT CAATCACTGACTTCATCGCCAGCCCAACGGAGTGTGAAATGAGCAAATGTACATCTATCATAGGCGGATGGTCGGTGGGTGAAACTGGCGAGTGCTATGATGGGACGGTTGGATTTAGAATCGGTCCGAATGGATTTAAGAAAGCCATACTCGAG ATTCACTACGACAATCCAAAGCTAGTGTCCACTTACCAGGACTCGAGTGGACTGCGTTTGTACTACCAACCAGCCAGCGACACGGTCAAGGACATGTTCACTATGCTGACTGGGCAGACGATGTTAGTTCTACCTCCAG GTCAGTCAAGAATTGAGAAAGTCGGAACTTGTCCAAGTTCTTGTACATCCACTTTATTCAAAGAGAAGGTCTATCTTAATAGCGCCACCAACCACATGCATTTAATAG GCAGATCAATGAAGATCGATCTCATGAGGAACGGAGCTTTTGTGAAACACTTGACCAATGAGGAAACTTTTGACTACAACACACCCAATACATTTGA CTTTGATCCACCAATCGAAGTGCTCCCAGGGGATGAGATCATCACTACCTGTGTATACAACAGTGCCACATCAAAACATTACGTCTACTATGGTGACGGTACCTCGGATGAAATGTGCTACGGTTATCTGACAATGTTCCCCAAGAGTGCTCTTAAGTCGACAC AACAAAACTGTGTGTCGGTGTCCACACTGTCAGCATGTGAACTGGCTCAAGGTGTCGCTTATAACGGATGTGATTGGAAGACGCTCATCAAAGCCAACAACACAGAGGTCATGAAAATTAAACAAGACCTGGAAAATACTTGTGACGTGACAAAAGTTTGCAG TTCACAGTGTCAAGAAACTGTCCAGAAAATCTCAAACACTTGTTTCCAAGGACAGACGGCTTCATTTGCCAAAAGTTTAGACTCTGTCTCTCCAGAGGTTTACGACGTCAGCAAAATAGTTGAAAAATGTCAAGAGAATGGCAGCAACAGAATCAGcattaatactagatctaattacgtCCCTTTGTTGCTATGTATGGCAGCTGTAGTAAAGAAAATTGTGCTTTGA
- the LOC106054205 gene encoding tyramine beta-hydroxylase-like → MIVYCLFLLLPVCLAYPSFQEQIPNGKNVKHPCIANSTWPGVGHQNKNGGGARNPFGLAFADAGFKWTKALCAADTDGDGRTNGAELGDPSCVWTPGQVPARTTNITHPGVCEPMSSTQCQGKNSFVSCVDDSFAANCEIVQNTDVKYVDLRMPTISIPAVDTTYMCLSFNLPKDQDYHIVADKPIIDNLNVVHHMMLYGCDESVSEFISTPTECEMSKCTSILCGWSVGETGECYDAGVGFRIGVTGFKKVVLEIHYNNPKLVSTYKDSSGLRVYYRPARPEVLDMFMMMVGQTMLPLPPGQARIEKVGTCKSSCTSMILKDKVYINSGSNHMHYLGSSMKVQLFRNGSLIADLTNEESYDLETPVSFDYDQPILMLPGDEIVTRCVFNSESSDDWVYYGDGTSDEMCYGYLTMYPRSSLRSTQQNCVATSTLSACELAQGVAYNGCDWKTLIKPGNPSVTQMINELYDNCDYGETCIPECKAVISKIASSNVCFQGNNLQFLRSLADVTEQVFEIVEHLQWCPVTVG, encoded by the exons ATGATTGTCTATTG CCTGTTCCTGTTACTTCCTGTATGCCTGGCGTATCCCAGCTTCCAAGAGCAAATTCCAAATGGTAAAAACGTCAAGCATCCCTGTATAGCTAACTCAACATGGCCAGGTGTCGGACATCAGAACAAAAATGGAGGCGGTGCAAGAAATCCATTTGGCCTTGCTTTTGCTGATGCTGGATTTAAG TGGACAAAAGCTTTGTGTGCAGCGGACACTGACGGGGACGGCAGGACTAATGGAGCAGAGCTTGGTGACCCTTCATGTGTTTGGACTCCAGGTCAAGTACCAGCACGCACGACTAATATCACACACCCAG GTGTCTGTGAGCCCATGAGTTCTACTCAATGTCAAGGCAAAAACAGTTTTGTCTCGTGTGTAGACGACAGCTTCGCGGCGAACTGTGAAATCGTTCAAAACACAG ATGTGAAATATGTCGATCTCAGGATGCCAACCATCTCAATCCCAGCAGTCGATACAACCTACATGTGTCTGTCCTTCAATCTGCCTAAAGACCAGGACTACCACATCGTAGCAGACAAACCAATCATCGACAATCTTAATGTAGTGCATCACATGATGCTGTACGGCTGTGACGAAA GTGTCAGTGAGTTCATCTCCACACCAACAGAGTGTGAAATGAGCAAATGTACATCGATCCTTTGCGGATGGTCGGTGGGTGAAACTGGAGAGTGCTATGATGCAGGTGTTGGCTTTAGGATTGGTGTGACTGGATTCAAGAAAGTAGTACTGGAG ATACACTACAACAATCCTAAACTGGTGTCCACCTACAAAGACTCTAGTGGTCTGCGTGTCTACTACCGTCCAGCCAGACCTGAGGTCCTTGACATGTTTATGATGATGGTTGGACAGACTATGTTACCTCTACCACCAG GTCAGGCAAGAATCGAGAAAGTTGGCACCTGTAAAAGTTCGTGTACATCTATGATCTTAAAAGACAAAGTTTACATTAATAGTGGATCTAATCACATGCACTATTTAG GAAGTTCCATGAAGGTTCAACTTTTTAGGAATGGTTCTTTAATTGCGGACTTGACCAACGAGGAGTCATACGACCTCGAGACACCTGTATCTTTTGA TTACGATCAGCCGATTCTGATGTTGCCTGGAGACGAGATTGTCACCAGATGTGTTTTTAACAGTGAGTCCAGCGACGACTGGGTTTACTATGGTGATGGTACATCTGACGAAATGTGTTATGGCTACCTGACTATGTACCCCAGGAGCTCACTAAGATCAACTC AACAAAATTGTGTAGCCACCTCGACTCTATCAGCCTGTGAACTGGCACAGGGAGTAGCCTATAACGGCTGTGACTGGAAGACTCTGATCAAACCTGGCAACCCATCCGTGACCCAGATGATAAATGAACTCTACGATAACTGTGACTACGGCGAAACGTGCAT ACCAGAATGTAAAGCAGTCATCTCGAAAATTGCGTCCTCCAATGTTTGCTTCCAGGGTAACAACTTGCAGTTCTTGAGGAGCCTCGCGGATGTGACTGAGCAGGTCTTTGAAATAGTTGAGCATCTGCAGTGGTGTCCAGTGACAGTTGGATAG
- the LOC106067852 gene encoding uncharacterized protein LOC106067852 codes for MYVINITDSVPGPILTSDTYEILMLVQLVPLFLISLLGVVTNVINILVFTKQGVTSDSTTLSLFALTLSDLLACVFMLPHPLCFVLQRFVVSRELLIRNCLVLSTMSATYPHILCTQIACWITVYISVERAVSVLFPLQVKLLIKYKNTAAVLMFIYGAEIVGHVPYLVNSPILWIRDASKNDTLMAINYQTPLGVSLYAYSNLIESNILITVAMLIITGSTLATLERIRTSSAWRNTMRSNVKLSKAQSLQSTAEIKSEIVGPDKITTKDKETVKMVASVTCCLLVCLACFQIPGLAMYAIPEFSLAGYNKDIFQVFYTFKFILDTLSASINFFFYVNQSSRFRKTYNSIIPQLKR; via the coding sequence ATGTACGTGATAAATATAACGGACAGTGTGCCAGGTCCGATCTTGACCTCAGACACGTATGAGATTCTCATGTTGGTTCAATTAGTTCCTCTGTTTTTAATTAGCCTGTTGGGCGTGGTCACTAATGTAATTAACATTCTAGTGTTTACCAAACAGGGAGTGACATCTGACAGCACCACGCTGTCACTATTTGCACTGACGCTGTCAGACCTATTGGCATGTGTCTTCATGCTGCCGCACCCCCTGTGCTTCGTCCTACAGAGGTTCGTGGTATCCAGGGAGCTTTTGATACGTAACTGCTTGGTGCTTAGCACAATGTCCGCCACCTACCCGCACATCTTGTGCACGCAGATCGCGTGTTGGATCACGGTCTACATCTCCGTGGAGAGAGCTGTAAGCGTTCTCTTCCCTCTTCAAGTCAAACTCCtcatcaaatacaaaaacaccgCTGCCGTTCTGATGTTCATCTACGGCGCAGAAATTGTGGGCCACGTCCCCTATCTGGTGAACAGCCCCATCCTTTGGATTCGTGATGCCTCTAAGAACGACACACTGATGGCGATAAACTACCAAACTCCGTTAGGCGTTTCCTTGTACGCGTACAGCAATCTCATCGAATCTAATATTTTGATTACTGTTGCTATGCTTATTATCACCGGTTCAACCTTAGCGACACTAGAACGCATACGAACATCCAGCGCTTGGCGGAATACCATGAGAAGCAATGTTAAACTCTCAAAGGCGCAGTCACTACAATCTACTGCTGAGATCAAATCTGAGATTGTAGGACCGGACAAGATTACCACAAAAGACAAAGAGACTGTCAAGATGGTAGCGTCGGTGACGTGTTGTCTATTGGTATGTCTGGCCTGCTTTCAGATCCCAGGCCTAGCGATGTACGCGATCCCAGAGTTCTCGCTAGCCGGAtataacaaagacatttttcagGTGTTCTatacttttaaatttattttagacACTCTCAGCGCCTCAATCAATTTCTTCTTCTATGTGAATCAAAGCTCAAGATTTCGAAAAACATACAACTCAATAATTCCACAGTTGAAAAGATGA